In one Nitrososphaera viennensis EN76 genomic region, the following are encoded:
- a CDS encoding PIN domain-containing protein translates to MQVLCDTSFLMVLVEKPIKYIDRVEHEFGRLDFIVPEIVVDELRRLAEKAGPKRAMMAKTAIEVVGAKFKQVQVPEAAHVDDAIVEYATENKCAVATIDTNLRRRLIANQVLVLTLSRDRLVVANPNLG, encoded by the coding sequence ATGCAGGTCCTCTGCGACACAAGCTTCCTCATGGTCCTAGTGGAAAAGCCGATAAAATACATAGACAGGGTGGAGCACGAGTTTGGCCGGCTCGACTTTATCGTGCCAGAGATAGTCGTTGACGAGTTGAGGAGGCTTGCAGAAAAAGCGGGGCCAAAGCGCGCCATGATGGCCAAGACCGCGATCGAAGTCGTCGGCGCAAAATTCAAGCAGGTGCAGGTCCCAGAGGCCGCGCACGTAGACGACGCTATTGTCGAGTACGCGACTGAGAACAAGTGCGCGGTGGCGACCATAGACACCAACCTGCGCAGGCGCCTTATCGCAAACCAGGTGCTTGTGCTGACATTGAGCCGCGACAGGCTTGTCGTGGCAAACCCGAACCTCGGCTGA
- a CDS encoding phosphatase domain-containing protein: MPLTKIGDMYRRVRGLTSDRPSNFGWVLEGKLAGSGMPVTKAEFDWACSQGISAIVTVREGPLPEEWVNGSVDYLHLEVDDFAAPELEDIDRAVEFIDGQVAKGKPVMVHCAAGKGRTGVILAAYLIKKEGLSSQESIDRIRAMRPGSIQSDVQEWAIQMYEKYLKSKK; the protein is encoded by the coding sequence ATGCCGTTGACCAAGATAGGCGACATGTACCGCAGAGTGCGGGGCCTGACCTCAGACAGGCCGTCCAACTTTGGCTGGGTGCTTGAGGGCAAGCTAGCCGGCTCTGGCATGCCTGTCACAAAAGCCGAGTTTGACTGGGCGTGCAGCCAGGGGATATCTGCAATAGTGACAGTGAGGGAAGGGCCGCTGCCGGAAGAATGGGTCAACGGGAGCGTCGACTATCTCCACCTAGAGGTGGATGACTTTGCCGCGCCCGAACTAGAAGACATTGACCGCGCAGTCGAGTTTATCGACGGGCAGGTGGCAAAGGGCAAGCCGGTCATGGTCCACTGCGCGGCAGGAAAGGGCAGGACCGGCGTCATCCTGGCAGCATACCTGATAAAGAAAGAGGGGTTGAGCTCGCAAGAGTCGATAGACAGGATCCGCGCAATGCGCCCCGGCTCTATCCAATCGGATGTGCAGGAATGGGCGATACAGATGTACGAAAAATACCTGAAAAGCAAAAAATGA
- a CDS encoding helix-turn-helix domain-containing protein, giving the protein MSEGEVVKSEPDIELESRRAKVISLYSKGQSQAEIAAKLGVNQSTVSRDLYEIRKQSRKTVEEHVVKDALFEYYRWAAAVDEVTKKAWEIAEDEKASQKSRIEALAFLMSCYNKRLEAMVGGPASGYDAQHHVEDIWAHRRVYMKKKYRGPYVYKE; this is encoded by the coding sequence GTGTCTGAAGGAGAGGTAGTAAAGAGCGAGCCCGATATTGAACTTGAGAGCCGGCGGGCAAAGGTGATCTCGCTTTACAGCAAGGGACAGAGCCAGGCCGAGATAGCGGCGAAACTGGGCGTGAACCAGTCTACTGTCAGCAGGGACTTGTACGAGATAAGGAAGCAGTCAAGAAAGACAGTAGAAGAGCACGTCGTCAAGGACGCGCTCTTTGAATACTATAGATGGGCGGCCGCTGTCGACGAGGTGACGAAAAAAGCATGGGAGATAGCAGAAGATGAAAAGGCCAGCCAAAAGTCAAGGATAGAGGCGCTAGCGTTTTTGATGAGCTGCTACAACAAGAGGCTGGAGGCGATGGTCGGAGGCCCTGCTTCCGGGTACGATGCGCAGCATCATGTGGAGGACATCTGGGCGCACAGGCGCGTCTACATGAAAAAGAAGTACCGCGGACCTTATGTGTACAAGGAGTGA
- a CDS encoding peptidylprolyl isomerase → MLQGGKSLFRVGSFEFQAKHLLIVAVLAMAFSSAVIMRSYPIKYGAYLNEFDPYFDYRATKYILDNGLDAYWKWHDTMSWYPEGRNIPATSQSGLHVTAAIMYSMFGAGGSLMDFTIMFPVVMGSLTVIIVFALVRVLAGTTAGLFASLLFALSPPIILRGNLGWFKSEPLGLFFGLLAAYLFISAIKHKEIKYAIPKAVLGGLILGLANASWGGIQYFSIPIALFFLALPFFRRDLTIPMYVAVAFTVFTLISAAAFPRPGMSFVAGLPGIAMMGSTVFLVAANFVGRISKDNERARQRNMAFLLIAFIAGGIGLIATGSYISPSFRYLNAINPFTSSQNALVESVAEHLTPTIADYFVDFSILLMFAGFGAWMAFQRRNDTAVFALIIGITGVYVSATFARLLVFASIGIIVLASIGLFEITRSILEHREAQASGPQKGKRREAAAKQPMGKAVKMAYVGVIIAMLLIPVFYPPNSNWVQAVDVPTAIGNGGTVFRTTSTDWIDATQWIAENTEKDAVIASWWDYGYWITTLGNRTTIADNATINQTRIESIAKMFSGDEQSGIKIAQDLKADYVVVYVVGQHQFDGTPGGNSTDVNVPIYTLGQGGEESKKNWIIRIAGYDTSKYIESDGFTPKPAFWTNTLLGKLVPYEPGNYVALTPNGIGNVEKTYKPGLVQLYTKNVKYPADGDPGQPFHLVYASPSFNDDSSGIVTGVLIYKVNKDYVPHPTRDPYNPTSATLADMTPGPQVAEITTSQGVIKAEFFPKAAPKTVDNFIQLANEGFYDGTAFHRLVPGFVIQGGDPNTKNATADRSTWGTGGPGTTVDAEFTDIPHNRGILSMARTADDPNSAGSQFFIVLDDNEQIRMALDGQYTAFGRVIEGMDVVDKIASKPTVGGDRDNSDQIVNPDDARVISVKIVPR, encoded by the coding sequence ATGTTGCAAGGAGGCAAGTCGCTGTTCAGAGTCGGCTCTTTTGAATTCCAGGCAAAACACCTTCTCATCGTAGCCGTCCTTGCGATGGCCTTTTCGTCGGCAGTCATCATGAGGTCGTACCCGATAAAGTACGGCGCGTACCTCAACGAGTTTGACCCGTATTTCGACTACAGGGCCACGAAATACATCCTTGACAACGGCCTTGACGCCTACTGGAAGTGGCACGACACCATGTCGTGGTACCCGGAGGGGCGCAACATCCCCGCCACCTCGCAGTCCGGGTTGCACGTGACTGCGGCGATAATGTACTCCATGTTTGGAGCCGGCGGGTCTCTCATGGACTTTACCATAATGTTTCCTGTTGTAATGGGCTCGCTCACGGTAATCATCGTCTTTGCGCTCGTGCGCGTCCTTGCCGGCACGACTGCAGGGCTCTTTGCGTCGCTCCTGTTTGCGCTCAGCCCGCCCATCATCCTCAGGGGCAACCTCGGCTGGTTCAAGTCAGAGCCTCTCGGCCTGTTCTTTGGCCTTTTGGCGGCATACCTGTTCATCTCTGCCATCAAGCACAAGGAGATCAAGTATGCCATACCAAAGGCGGTGCTCGGCGGACTTATCCTCGGCCTTGCAAACGCCTCGTGGGGCGGCATACAGTATTTCAGCATACCGATAGCGCTGTTCTTCCTTGCGCTTCCCTTTTTCAGGCGCGACCTGACGATACCGATGTACGTCGCAGTCGCCTTTACGGTATTTACGCTCATTTCTGCAGCAGCATTTCCGAGGCCGGGAATGTCGTTTGTTGCAGGCCTGCCGGGCATAGCCATGATGGGGTCCACCGTCTTCCTCGTCGCTGCCAACTTTGTCGGCAGGATAAGCAAGGACAACGAGCGCGCGAGGCAGCGCAACATGGCGTTCCTGCTGATCGCCTTTATAGCCGGCGGAATCGGCCTGATAGCCACAGGCTCGTACATTTCGCCCAGCTTCAGGTACCTCAACGCCATCAATCCGTTTACATCGTCGCAGAACGCGCTGGTAGAATCGGTGGCAGAGCACCTCACCCCCACGATTGCAGACTATTTCGTCGACTTTTCTATCCTGCTGATGTTTGCAGGCTTTGGCGCGTGGATGGCGTTCCAGAGGCGCAACGACACGGCAGTGTTTGCTCTGATAATAGGCATCACGGGCGTGTACGTGAGCGCCACGTTTGCCCGCCTGCTAGTGTTTGCGTCGATAGGCATTATAGTTCTTGCCAGCATCGGCCTCTTTGAGATAACAAGAAGCATCCTTGAGCACAGAGAAGCGCAGGCATCCGGCCCGCAAAAGGGCAAGCGCAGAGAAGCGGCGGCAAAGCAGCCAATGGGCAAGGCGGTCAAGATGGCCTACGTGGGCGTCATAATAGCAATGCTTCTCATCCCCGTGTTCTACCCACCAAACTCCAACTGGGTGCAGGCTGTCGACGTGCCTACCGCCATCGGAAACGGCGGCACGGTGTTCAGGACCACGAGCACGGACTGGATAGACGCGACACAGTGGATAGCTGAGAACACCGAGAAGGACGCGGTCATTGCGTCGTGGTGGGACTATGGCTACTGGATAACCACGCTCGGCAACCGCACCACGATTGCAGACAACGCCACCATAAACCAGACCCGCATCGAGTCCATAGCCAAGATGTTCTCCGGCGACGAGCAGTCAGGCATAAAGATAGCACAGGACCTGAAAGCCGACTATGTTGTGGTCTATGTCGTAGGCCAGCACCAGTTTGACGGCACGCCGGGCGGCAACTCTACCGACGTGAATGTGCCAATTTACACCCTCGGGCAGGGCGGAGAGGAGAGCAAAAAGAACTGGATAATCAGGATTGCAGGCTATGACACTTCAAAATACATCGAGAGCGACGGCTTTACGCCCAAGCCCGCGTTCTGGACAAACACGCTCCTTGGCAAGCTTGTACCCTACGAGCCGGGCAATTATGTGGCGTTAACGCCAAACGGTATTGGCAACGTCGAGAAAACGTACAAGCCGGGCCTGGTACAACTTTACACAAAGAACGTCAAGTATCCCGCCGATGGCGACCCGGGCCAGCCGTTCCACCTTGTGTACGCGTCGCCAAGCTTTAACGATGACAGCAGTGGCATCGTGACAGGCGTCCTGATATACAAGGTCAACAAGGACTATGTGCCGCACCCAACGCGTGACCCGTACAACCCGACAAGCGCGACCCTGGCAGACATGACGCCGGGCCCGCAGGTAGCCGAGATAACCACTTCACAGGGCGTGATAAAGGCAGAGTTCTTCCCCAAGGCGGCCCCAAAGACCGTTGACAACTTTATCCAGCTTGCCAACGAGGGCTTTTACGATGGCACGGCATTCCACAGGCTCGTTCCCGGCTTTGTGATACAGGGCGGAGACCCGAACACCAAGAATGCGACTGCCGACAGGAGCACGTGGGGAACCGGCGGCCCAGGCACCACAGTAGATGCAGAGTTCACCGACATTCCTCACAACAGGGGCATACTGTCGATGGCAAGGACGGCCGACGACCCCAACAGCGCCGGCTCGCAGTTCTTCATCGTGCTCGATGACAACGAACAGATAAGGATGGCCCTTGACGGCCAGTACACCGCCTTTGGGCGCGTGATAGAGGGGATGGACGTCGTGGACAAGATCGCGAGCAAGCCGACCGTGGGCGGCGACAGAGATAACAGCGATCAGATCGTAAACCCTGACGACGCAAGGGTGATTTCCGTAAAAATAGTGCCCCGCTAG
- a CDS encoding Rieske (2Fe-2S) protein gives MKEGEEQGFQGKSVEVARVQEIPAGKIKHVEIEGKEIAVANIGGKYYAFDDRCGHSSARLSMGTVSGNVVTCPFHGAQFDCTTGRKVRDANTTAPPTDGLPDAWKKNVEYAYNILSYIKTYDQKTYGVTVEGDRIKVSILPAAVVSR, from the coding sequence ATGAAAGAAGGAGAAGAGCAAGGCTTTCAGGGAAAATCAGTCGAGGTTGCAAGGGTGCAAGAGATACCAGCTGGAAAGATAAAGCACGTCGAGATTGAGGGGAAGGAGATAGCGGTCGCCAACATTGGCGGGAAATACTATGCTTTTGACGACAGGTGCGGCCACAGCAGCGCGCGGCTTTCAATGGGGACGGTAAGCGGGAATGTCGTGACGTGCCCCTTCCACGGAGCGCAGTTTGACTGCACCACTGGAAGAAAGGTCAGGGACGCAAACACAACTGCGCCGCCGACAGATGGGCTCCCCGACGCCTGGAAGAAGAATGTTGAATATGCCTACAACATCCTGTCGTACATCAAGACGTACGACCAGAAAACGTACGGCGTCACGGTCGAAGGTGACAGGATAAAGGTCAGCATTCTGCCGGCGGCGGTTGTTTCCCGGTGA
- a CDS encoding S6e family ribosomal protein: MAQFKLVISDSTGRSVSQELKDRAAQPLLGARIGSVLDSSVIGISGGKVKITGGSDKSGTPMRSDVHGGVKKYVLMSEGVGAKNLEGGRIRKLVRGNMVTEEIYQLNVSLVEGKLPEKPKEEAPAAAAEAAAAPAKEEKKKK, from the coding sequence ATGGCGCAGTTCAAGTTAGTCATTTCCGACTCGACAGGCAGGAGCGTGTCGCAGGAGCTCAAGGATAGGGCCGCGCAGCCGCTGCTTGGTGCGAGGATCGGCTCAGTTCTCGATTCATCCGTAATAGGCATTTCAGGAGGCAAGGTCAAGATAACCGGCGGCTCGGACAAGTCCGGCACCCCGATGCGCTCTGACGTTCACGGCGGCGTAAAGAAGTACGTGTTGATGTCCGAAGGAGTCGGCGCCAAGAACCTCGAAGGAGGCAGGATCCGCAAGCTGGTCAGGGGCAACATGGTCACAGAGGAAATCTACCAGCTGAACGTCAGCCTGGTTGAAGGCAAGCTGCCGGAAAAGCCAAAGGAAGAAGCTCCTGCAGCGGCGGCCGAAGCAGCTGCAGCCCCGGCAAAGGAAGAAAAGAAGAAAAAGTAA
- a CDS encoding VOC family protein, with the protein MGSNAFYSKCGMRYMAVIQKIAPCLWFDGQAEEAAKFYTSIERGTEGNERRRTPEGRRQER; encoded by the coding sequence TTGGGGAGTAACGCCTTTTATTCCAAGTGCGGCATGAGGTACATGGCAGTAATCCAGAAAATCGCCCCGTGCCTGTGGTTCGACGGGCAGGCAGAAGAGGCGGCCAAGTTCTACACGTCGATTGAACGTGGGACGGAAGGGAACGAACGGCGAAGGACACCTGAAGGAAGGAGACAAGAGCGATGA
- a CDS encoding translation initiation factor IF-2 subunit gamma translates to MHWKETLPDWYIKEFGYQPSVNIGTSGHVDHGKTTLVEAITGVWTSAHSEELRRGITIKVGYADAAFYKCSGCEPPQCYGTQPTCEGCGGKAELLRVVSFVDSPGHESLMANMLSGAALMDGAILVMAANEKVPQPQTREHLLALSVLGIQQLVLVQNKADLTTYDEAMDNYKQIKDFVKGSIADKAPIVPVSAQHRLNIDSLIEAIETNIKTPKRLKDVPPIMHALRSFDINKPGAPIKQVKGGILGGALVQGEFSVGDEIEIRPGLMDEKKNRYEPITSVISTLGTGAGLVDNVKPGGLVAIGTKLDPTYTKSDSLIGSVIGRPGTLPKDVEDVTVETHLFDTAVGTQDMVKVEPIKAKEPLRLNIGTAAAVGTVTSVRDGKMEVKLKKPVCLMPKSRVAVSRRIAERWRLIGSGIAV, encoded by the coding sequence TTGCACTGGAAAGAGACACTGCCGGACTGGTACATAAAGGAATTTGGGTACCAGCCGAGCGTTAACATTGGCACGTCGGGCCACGTGGACCACGGCAAGACCACGCTCGTAGAAGCCATCACAGGCGTGTGGACAAGCGCCCACAGCGAGGAGCTCAGGCGCGGCATTACAATCAAGGTGGGTTATGCAGACGCGGCGTTTTACAAGTGCTCGGGGTGCGAGCCTCCGCAGTGCTACGGGACGCAGCCGACCTGCGAGGGATGCGGCGGAAAAGCGGAACTTTTGCGCGTCGTGAGTTTTGTCGACTCGCCCGGACATGAATCATTGATGGCAAACATGCTTTCCGGCGCCGCCCTAATGGACGGCGCGATTCTAGTCATGGCGGCAAACGAAAAGGTGCCGCAGCCGCAGACCCGCGAGCACCTCCTTGCGCTTTCCGTCCTTGGCATACAGCAGCTCGTCCTAGTTCAGAACAAGGCCGACCTCACCACCTATGACGAAGCGATGGACAACTACAAGCAGATAAAGGACTTTGTAAAGGGGAGCATCGCCGACAAGGCGCCCATCGTGCCGGTGTCTGCGCAGCACCGGCTCAACATCGACTCGCTCATCGAAGCTATTGAAACAAACATCAAGACGCCCAAGAGGCTCAAGGACGTCCCGCCGATAATGCACGCGCTGCGCTCGTTTGACATCAACAAGCCGGGTGCGCCGATAAAGCAGGTCAAGGGCGGGATCCTCGGAGGCGCTCTGGTACAGGGCGAGTTTTCTGTCGGCGACGAGATCGAGATAAGGCCGGGGCTCATGGACGAAAAGAAGAACAGGTACGAGCCCATAACCTCTGTGATTTCCACGCTTGGGACGGGCGCCGGACTGGTGGACAACGTCAAGCCGGGCGGCCTCGTCGCCATCGGGACGAAGCTTGACCCGACGTACACAAAGAGCGATTCTCTGATAGGCTCTGTCATCGGCAGGCCCGGGACGCTTCCAAAGGACGTCGAGGACGTGACGGTAGAGACGCACCTCTTTGACACGGCGGTTGGCACGCAGGACATGGTCAAGGTCGAGCCGATAAAGGCAAAGGAGCCGCTCAGGCTCAACATCGGCACCGCGGCGGCAGTCGGCACCGTTACCAGTGTTCGCGACGGCAAGATGGAAGTGAAGCTGAAAAAGCCGGTGTGCCTGATGCCAAAGAGCAGGGTCGCCGTCAGCCGCAGGATCGCAGAAAGGTGGCGCCTCATCGGGTCCGGGATAGCGGTCTAG
- a CDS encoding type II toxin-antitoxin system HicB family antitoxin: protein MNMPTLHYHLKKKDGAYIAKCVEIPAVMVYAKTPKEIEDKLNKAVRSYLDAFPDEMQMIKNQQVKELAISQDLQAKG from the coding sequence ATGAATATGCCAACTCTGCACTACCACCTCAAGAAAAAGGACGGCGCCTATATCGCCAAGTGTGTAGAGATACCCGCGGTCATGGTGTATGCAAAGACGCCAAAGGAAATAGAAGATAAACTAAACAAGGCAGTCCGCAGCTATCTGGATGCATTTCCTGACGAAATGCAGATGATAAAGAACCAGCAGGTCAAAGAACTAGCAATATCGCAAGACCTGCAAGCCAAAGGTTAA
- a CDS encoding DUF899 domain-containing protein — MTQHRTGTREEWLAARLGLLKAEKELTRRSDELAQRRQELPWVRVDKEYRFETDEGSASLADLFRGRSQLLVYHFMFGPDYTAGCPSCSAIADGFNGFAVHLANHDVMLWAVSRAPLAKLQAYKRRMGWTFPWASSLGSDFNFDFNVWFTEEQQREGGVEYNYQREEAWQWREGQESGDEGPVAQIAAMTGTDVATYIRERPGMSAFALEDGVVYHTYSTYARGLDGLWGMYQWLDRTPKGRNETGIWWRRHDEYKG; from the coding sequence ATGACGCAGCACAGGACCGGGACACGTGAAGAGTGGCTCGCAGCGCGGCTCGGGCTGCTCAAGGCGGAGAAGGAGCTCACGCGGCGCAGCGACGAGCTGGCGCAGCGGCGGCAGGAACTGCCGTGGGTTCGGGTCGACAAGGAGTATCGATTCGAGACCGACGAGGGGAGCGCCTCGCTGGCGGACCTCTTCCGAGGGCGCTCGCAGCTCCTCGTCTACCACTTCATGTTCGGGCCCGACTACACGGCGGGCTGCCCGTCCTGCTCGGCGATCGCGGACGGCTTCAACGGGTTCGCCGTGCACCTGGCCAACCACGACGTGATGCTCTGGGCGGTGTCGCGGGCGCCGCTTGCAAAGCTGCAGGCGTACAAGCGGCGGATGGGGTGGACGTTTCCCTGGGCGTCCTCGCTCGGCAGCGACTTCAACTTCGACTTCAACGTCTGGTTCACCGAGGAGCAACAGCGAGAGGGGGGCGTCGAATACAACTACCAGCGCGAGGAGGCGTGGCAGTGGCGCGAAGGTCAGGAGAGTGGCGACGAGGGGCCCGTCGCCCAGATCGCGGCCATGACCGGAACCGACGTGGCCACGTACATACGCGAAAGGCCGGGCATGAGCGCGTTTGCGCTTGAGGACGGCGTCGTCTACCACACCTATTCCACCTACGCGCGCGGACTGGACGGCCTCTGGGGCATGTACCAGTGGCTCGACCGCACACCCAAGGGGCGCAATGAGACGGGCATCTGGTGGCGCCGCCACGACGAGTACAAGGGTTGA
- a CDS encoding MBL fold metallo-hydrolase gives MLDYKGIKFHWLGHDGYRIVAGGKTIYIDPYQLSKAQHGKNDADIVMITHNHFDHLSMDDIKQVVGKKTDIVAARECAEQLKPLGLATSLVAPGDRVTVQGVQVEAVAAYNTNKTFHPKADKKVGYVMTLGGMRVYHAGDADDIPEMSQVHPDIALVPVSGTYVMTADEAARAVNEKIKPKMLAIPMHYASIVGSRKDAARFKELVRACPVEILEQE, from the coding sequence ATGCTTGATTACAAGGGGATAAAGTTTCACTGGCTTGGCCACGACGGCTACAGGATTGTCGCCGGCGGCAAGACCATCTACATAGACCCGTACCAGCTGTCCAAGGCGCAGCACGGGAAAAACGACGCGGACATTGTCATGATAACCCACAACCACTTTGACCACCTGAGCATGGACGACATAAAGCAGGTCGTGGGCAAAAAGACCGACATAGTCGCCGCCAGGGAATGCGCGGAGCAGCTAAAGCCGCTCGGGCTTGCGACAAGTCTTGTGGCCCCTGGCGACAGGGTGACCGTTCAGGGAGTGCAGGTTGAAGCGGTCGCGGCGTACAACACCAACAAGACGTTCCACCCAAAGGCCGACAAGAAGGTCGGCTACGTGATGACGCTTGGGGGCATGCGCGTCTACCACGCCGGCGACGCCGACGACATACCAGAGATGTCGCAGGTGCACCCGGACATCGCGCTGGTGCCTGTCTCTGGCACGTACGTCATGACGGCAGACGAAGCCGCAAGGGCGGTCAACGAAAAGATAAAGCCGAAGATGCTTGCGATCCCGATGCATTATGCGTCAATCGTCGGCTCCAGGAAAGACGCCGCGCGCTTTAAGGAGCTTGTCAGGGCCTGCCCCGTGGAGATACTGGAGCAGGAATAG
- a CDS encoding zinc-domain-containing protein — MLEAKCPKCGKKAQVDDDMANVRCDFCGYSATYDEYIELMKGKAVTMADDYQMNWDKNPF; from the coding sequence GTGCTTGAAGCCAAGTGCCCCAAGTGCGGAAAAAAGGCGCAGGTCGATGACGACATGGCAAACGTCAGGTGCGACTTCTGCGGCTACTCGGCTACGTACGACGAATATATTGAATTGATGAAAGGCAAAGCCGTGACGATGGCCGACGATTATCAGATGAACTGGGACAAAAATCCCTTCTAA